Part of the Pseudarthrobacter sp. L1SW genome, GGACACCGCGCTGGGTGGCGAGGACTGCCTGAACCTCAATGTCTGGACGCCCGGCCCCGGCACCGCAGGCCTGCCGGTCATGGTCTAGATCCAGGGCGGCGCGTTTGAAATCGGCTCGACGGCGGCCTACAACGGTGCAAACTTCGCAAGGGACGGCGTGGTCTGCGTGGTGATCAACTGGCGGGTGGGTGCCGACGGCTTCCTGGACTTGGGTGACGGCTCCGCCAACGTCGGGCTGCTCGACCAGGTGGCCGCCCTGGAGTGGGTTCGCGACAACATCCATGCCTTCGGCGGTGATCCCGGGAATGTCACCGTCTTTGGCCAGTCCGCGGGTGCCATGAGCATTGGCGTCCTCCTCTCGATGCCCCGCGCCGAAGGATTGTTCCGCCGGGCCATCCTGCAAAGCGGAGCCGCCCACCATGCCATCCCCACCGGGACAGCCCAGAAGATCGGCCGGCTCCTCGCCGGGAAACTCGGGGTTCCGCCAACCCGCGATGCCATCGCTGCCGTGCCCACCCAGCGGCTCCTCGCGGCCCAGGCTGAGTTGAAGGCCGATCTCATTGCCCGGCCGGACCCCGAACGCTGGGGACAGGATGCCGTGGCTGGCCTGATGCTGTGGCAGCCCACAATCGACGGTGACGTGGTGCCGCAACGGCCCATCGAACGGATCGCGGCCGGCGCCAGCGCCGGAGTGGACGTCATGGCAGGCACCAATACCGACGACTGGAAGCTGTTCCTTGCCATCACCGGCGTCCTCGGGAAAGTGACCGGGCAGGACCTGGCTGAGTCCCGGAGCGTGGACGGTTTCCCACCCATGTCCGCCTACGGGCTTCCCCCGGAAGTGGCGCTTCGCCAGTACCGGTCCCACTACCCGGAACGCTCGCCCGGCGAACTGCTTGCTGCCGTGGAGACCGACTGGTGGGTGAGGGTTCCCGCACTCCGCCTGGCGGACGCGCACGCGAGCGCAGCGCTGGCCACCGGGGCGGGGACCTACATGTACGAGTTCGGCTGGCAGGCCCCGGGCCTGGGAGCCGTCCACGCCGTCGAAGTGCCGTTCGTTTTCGACACCCTGGACAAGGACTCCAGGCTGTTCGGACCACTCCTGGGGACTGACCCCCCACAGGAGTTGGCCAACGCCATGCACGCTGCCTGGGTTTCCTTCGCCGCCACAGGAGATCCGGGCTGGCCCCGCTACAATACCGAAACCCGGACCACCATGTTCTTTGACACGGAACCGCGGCTGCTTCACGACCCCAGGGCTTGGGAGCGGGAGCTCTGGAAGGACGTCCGCTAGGAGTCGTAGGACAGGTTTTCGTAGTCCGTGGTGTCTTCCTCGTCCAGTTGGTCGTCCAGTTCCGCCAGCAGCCACGGATTCACCCGGGCCAGGATCTTCCGGACCTCGTCAACCTCGACGGCGGCATAGAGCACCGGGCGGGCGTCGCGGTATTTCGTGACCGGCGGCTTGTCCGGCCACTTCTCGGCCAGGGCCTGGACGCGCTCGGGCAGGGAGTTATGCGCGTTGTCCGCAATCTTGACCAGAGCGGCGTCGTGGTCCTCGGCGATCTCGCGGATCCCGGCCAGGTAGTCGTCCGGGTTGCGGTGCAGGCGGTTGGTGACCCGTTCGATGATCCGCACGGCACGCTCCGGGACGCCCATGTCCAGCAGGGCCTGCCGGGTCATTGGGGTGTCCTCGGCAATGTCGTGGAGATAGCCGGCGATGCGGATGTCGTCGTCGAAGTCAGCCAGGGCGTCCCCCACCGCCAGGACATGGTCCTTGTAGGGCCGCTTCAGCTTGTCCTTCTGGCGGTTGTGCGCCACCTCGGCCAGCACCCTGGCCGTCTCGGGTGTGAAGCTGCTCGCCGGTAGGTTCTCCGTGGGTTCTGGCATGCCTCCAGCCTACGTGCCGGGCCACACCCACGGCTCCCGGGGCAAGGCATCGGGGTTAAACACGGCCAGCGCCCGGTGCAGGGGCCCCGCTGGCAGTCCAAGGGAATCCAGCAGCCGGTCCCGCACTGCGGCCGCATTCATGCCCACCCCTGCAAGGTCGGCGAGGGTGACGGCGCCGTCGCGCTTTGCCAGCCGGACGCCGTCGCTGTTCACCACCAGCGGCACATGCGCATATTCCGGGGAAGGAATACTCAGCAGGGACGCCAGATACGCCTGACGGGGCGTGGAGGGCAGGAGGTCGTCGCCACGGACCACCTGGTCAATGCCCTGCTCGGCATCGTCAACCACCACGGCAAGGTTGTAGGCGGTCACTCCATCGTTGCGGCGCAGCACGAAGTCATCCACCGCACCGGTGAACTCCCCGTGCAGCACGTCATGAACGCGGTACTCCGTGACGTCCGCGCGCAGGCGGATGGCAGCGGGGCGGGTGGAGCGCCGGAACTCGCGCTCAGCCGCGCCCAGGTTCCGGCACGTGCCCGGGTACGCACCCTGGGGCGCATGCGGCGCAGACGGCGCCTCCTGGATCTCCCGGCGGGTGCAGAAGCACTCGTAGGTGAGGCCGGCATCCTGAAGCCTGGCGATGGCCGCGGCGTAGAGGGGACCGCGGCCCGTCTGGCGCACCACCTCGCCGTCCCAGGCCACGCCGACGGCCGCCAGGTCCCGCAGCTGCACCGCCTCTGCACCCGCCCGCGCACGGTCCAGGTCCTCCACGCGGAGGAGGAACCTGCGGCTGGTGGAGCGGGCAAACAGCCAGGCAAGGAGCGCGGTCCGAAGGTTCCCCACATGCAGCTCGCCGGAAGGGCTGGGGGCAAAGCGTCCGGCTGGGGTCATGGCACAAGACTATGCGGCGGCGTGGTGGCAGGGGACAACACAAGAGCCCCTCAGCTACCGATGACTTCGGGAATCCGACGCCGGTAGCTCAGGGGCTCTTGCCGTGTTGGCAGAGTGACCGTGGTGTGAACAAGAGTCAATCAGGGCAGCCTCCTTGCGGGAAACAATGTTCCGCCCTCCGGGAGGTGTGCCGGGAAGCGGTAGCCTGCGGGAATCAGCGGTAGCCTCAGCCCTTATTGCCACAATTTCAGCAGACACCCTACAGTTGGGACAACAAGCAGCGTCCGGGTTGATCAGGCTGTTCAATTCTGGAGGTTCCCATCAACAGGAAATGGTCAGATTGCAGCAACTTGACGCCACGGACAGGCGGATCCTGAGGGCCCTGGACGATGATCCCCGTGTTCCCATCATGGTGCTGGCCCAGCGGCTGGGCCTGGCCCGGGGCACGGTGCAGTCCCGGCTCGAACGGATGTCCTCATCCGGGGCGCTGAGGCCCAACAGCAGCAGGGTGGTTCCTGGAGCGCTCGGGCGCGGTGTGGCGGCCGCCGTAAGCGCCGAACTGGACCAGAGCCACCTCAACGAGGCCATCGCAGCCCTGCGGAAAATTCCGGAAGTCCTGGAATGCCACGCGCCGGCCGGCGACACCGACCTCCTGATCCGCGTGGTGGCTACCAGCCCGGATGATCTCTACCGGGTCTCTGAGGAGATCCGGCTGTGCCCCGGCATTGTGCGCACGTCCACCAGCATGTTCCTGCGCGAGGTCATCCCCTACCGCACCACCGGGCTGCTAAAGGAGTAGCAGCTACACCGGGGGCCCGGCATTCGACTTCAGGTTCTTCATCACCAGCGTGGACGTCAGGCGCTCCACCCCCGGCAAGGACGTGAGCTCCGCGTCGTAGAAGCGCTGGTATGCCGGCAGGTCCTCTGCAATGACCTTCAGCAGGTAGTCAGGGGAGCCGAACAGGCGCTGGGCCTCCACGATGTTGGGGTTGTCCGCGACGCGGTTCTCGAAAATCGCCATGGTGCCCTGGTCCACCTGGCGGAGCGTGACAAAGACAATCGCCTCAAACCCCAGCCCCACGGCGGCGGGGTCGATGTCCGCTTTGTAGCCCCTGATCACCCCCGCCTTCTCAAGGTCCCGGAGCCGCCGGTGGCACGGGGCCACCGTCAGGCCCACCTTTGCGGCAAGCGCAGTGGCCGTCATCCTGCCGTCCTCTTTGAGGTGCCGCAAGATATTCCTGTCAATATGGTCGATCACGCAAGAATCTTACCGTTTCAGGACTTTGGCAGGCGAAAAAGGACAGCACTTCCGCGCCGGAAGTATCTAGGGTTTCTCCTGTAGGACCTCGTGGCAGGAGAACGAATGAACCCGGAGCTGTTTTTGGCCTTTGTGCTGGTGGCGGCCGCCCTCGCCTGCACCCCGGGGGTGGACTGGGCGTACTCCATCGCGGCGGGCCTCCGGCAACGCAGCTTTGTGCCGGCGGTGGCGGGGCTCTGCGGCGGATATGTCCTCCACACGGTCCTGCTGGTGGCGGGGTTGGCTGCCGTCCTGGCGGGAGCACCCGGGGTCCTGGGCTGGATAACGCTGGCCGGCGCAGGCTACCTGATGTGGCTGGGCATCAACACACTGCGGACATGGCGCGGAGCGAGCTTCACGGCCCGGCCGGACACCGACGGCCGCACGCGGCTGCGCACGTTCCTCCAGGGGATGGGCACCAGCGGCATCAACCCCAAGGGCCTGCTGTTCTATGTGGCGCTCGTCCCACAGTTCGTGAGCGCAGAGGCGCCACTGCCGGTCCCGGTGCAGTCCGGCCTGCTGGGTATGACATTCGTACTGCTCGCGGGACTCGTGTACACCGCCGTCGCCCTCCTCTCCCGCAGCCTGCTGCAAAGCCGGCCCGGCGCAGCCCGCGCCGTGACGCTAGCCAGCGGGGTGGTCATGGTGGCCCTGGGCATGGTGCTGCTGGGTGAACAGCTGCTGCCCGTGTTCGCCGGCGCAGCCGCTGCCGGGTAGGCCAGGCTAATCGTCGCTGAGCTTTTTCCAGTCCTGTTCCCAGATCCGGCGCATCTCTTCGTCCTTGCGGATGGGCACGGGCGCGGCGATCTCCTTCTGCGGCACCGGGTCCCCGCGGCGCCGCCCCCAGTCGCGCGGATTGAGCGAGCGCCTGCTGGAGTCCAGCACCAGCAATGCGCGGTCCGTCAGGGCGTCATTGCGGAGCGCCAGGTGGGTCTTGCGCCGCCGCAGCACCTCGGCGATCGCCTGGTGGGCAGCCTCCAGCCGGCCCTCCCTGCGCAGGGCACGGGCCCGGACCAGCAGCAGTGCAGCTGAGAGGTCGTCCGCGTTCAGGAGGCCTTCGGTCCAGTCGATCACCGTACGGCTGCGGCCCAGGCTCAGCGCCAGCGAGCAGCGCGCCAGGGCCATGGGAAGCGACGGCGGCAGTCCGCTGAGCGCGTCCAGCGCGGCTTCGGCGCGGCCCGTCTCGCGCAGTGAATGGGCGAGTGCCAGGAACACCGACTCCTCGCTGAAGAGGACCGGCACCTCAACGCGCTCGGCGAGTTCGATGCGGGTGACAATCCGGGTGAGGTAGGTGGACGAGTAGCGGTTGGCGTCGTCGTCGTTCCTGGTGGTGAGCCCGCGCTGCAGCAGTTCCGAGGCCCGCAGATAGCCGCCGTGTTTGTAGGCGAGCAGGCCCGACATCAGGTAGCAGAGCCCGGCCCAACCGGGATAGGAACGCGCCAAGGTAATGAGGCGTTCGGGCTCGCGGCTGGTGAAGATGGCCTCGTGGACTGCCTTGGCGGGCTTGGGCAGCATCCGCTTGAGCCTGGGGATCTCCCCGTCCACGGACAGCAGGGCCGGATGGCGCCCGCCCAGCACACCGGTGAGGATCTCCCCCACTCCCCCGGCAAGATCATGGACCGGCGTGCGCAGCTGCGGCTGTCCGAAGGGGGTGAGGTCCCGGCTGTCCCAGTAGATCGGTGCAGTATCCCCGGCGGTCATCTTTCCATGCTAACCGGGAGATGCACCACGCCGCTGCCGCCAGTAATCAGGCCCGCTCCATGAACCATTCGGTGAAGGAAACGGCGCGGCCGGCCCCGTCGAACCGGATGACCCAAAGGTTGTCGTACGTGGGCCTGTCCCCCGAATAGGTGGTGACGCCCTGCACGAAAGCGGTATCGCCGTCGGCGCCCAGCAGTTCCCAGCTGAACGTCCAGTCGGCGGGTTCGTCCCGGGCGGCAAGCCAGCCCTCCACAATGCCGTCCTGGCCCAGCCACGGATCCGGATCGCCCGGCCGAGTTTCATACCGTGCGTCTTCCGTGAAGAGGGCCCTGATCTCCTCGGGCCTGTTGCTGGTCCAGGCGGCCCGGTACTTGTCCATCCAGCCCTGCACGTGCTCCCGTGCCGGCGTTCGCTCAGTCATGGTGCCGTTCTACGCCCTGTGGATCCGGGCTGCAAGCGCTCACCCGTTGGCGGCGGCGATCCACACGCCGATCACCCAGGTGCTGCCGGCAAGGCAGGCCAGGCCGAACTCGGCGAGCATGCCCAGGCCGGTCGCTTTGAGGGCCGCCCAGCTGGAGGTCGCAGCGGAACCCACGTTCCGGGTGCGAAGGAATTCGCTCAGCAGGAGGCCGGCGGCGAAGCCCACGAAGAGGCCCACCACGGGGATGATGAACATTCCCGCAACGCCGGCCACCAGCGCGGCCACGATGCTTCGGCTGGGGATGGCGTGCTCCTTCAGTTTCCTGCCGGTCAGGACCGCGCTGGCAGCCATGCCCGCCACCACGAACACCATGGCAACCGCGAACACCACCCAGCCCGCGGTGCCCGCGCCGCCCCAGATTGCCCACGCCAGCAGGCTGGCGCCGATCAGGATGCTGCCCGGAAGCACCGGAATGACTGTCCCGGCCACGCCGACGAGGATTGCCAGGCCGCACAGGATGGTCACCACAGTTTCGGAGGTCATGGGCTCCAGTCTATGGTTGGCACCCCATTAACCCCGACGGCGGCGCCTCCCGCGCAGGGGAGGCACCGCCGTCGTGCATTCAGTCAGTCGTCCGTTCCGCTAAGGGAAGGGCTGCTACTCCGCTTCCACCGCAGCGGCGACGGCGGCAGTGACGGCCGGGGCGACGCGCGGGTCCAGCGGGCTGGGCACGATGTAGTCGGCCGAGAGGTCCTCCGCCGCGAGCTCGGCGATGGCGTACGCCGCGGCCAGCTTCATGGCGGGG contains:
- the gluQRS gene encoding tRNA glutamyl-Q(34) synthetase GluQRS; its protein translation is MTPAGRFAPSPSGELHVGNLRTALLAWLFARSTSRRFLLRVEDLDRARAGAEAVQLRDLAAVGVAWDGEVVRQTGRGPLYAAAIARLQDAGLTYECFCTRREIQEAPSAPHAPQGAYPGTCRNLGAAEREFRRSTRPAAIRLRADVTEYRVHDVLHGEFTGAVDDFVLRRNDGVTAYNLAVVVDDAEQGIDQVVRGDDLLPSTPRQAYLASLLSIPSPEYAHVPLVVNSDGVRLAKRDGAVTLADLAGVGMNAAAVRDRLLDSLGLPAGPLHRALAVFNPDALPREPWVWPGT
- a CDS encoding nuclear transport factor 2 family protein, yielding MTERTPAREHVQGWMDKYRAAWTSNRPEEIRALFTEDARYETRPGDPDPWLGQDGIVEGWLAARDEPADWTFSWELLGADGDTAFVQGVTTYSGDRPTYDNLWVIRFDGAGRAVSFTEWFMERA
- a CDS encoding LysE family translocator, whose protein sequence is MNPELFLAFVLVAAALACTPGVDWAYSIAAGLRQRSFVPAVAGLCGGYVLHTVLLVAGLAAVLAGAPGVLGWITLAGAGYLMWLGINTLRTWRGASFTARPDTDGRTRLRTFLQGMGTSGINPKGLLFYVALVPQFVSAEAPLPVPVQSGLLGMTFVLLAGLVYTAVALLSRSLLQSRPGAARAVTLASGVVMVALGMVLLGEQLLPVFAGAAAAG
- a CDS encoding Lrp/AsnC family transcriptional regulator, which gives rise to MVRLQQLDATDRRILRALDDDPRVPIMVLAQRLGLARGTVQSRLERMSSSGALRPNSSRVVPGALGRGVAAAVSAELDQSHLNEAIAALRKIPEVLECHAPAGDTDLLIRVVATSPDDLYRVSEEIRLCPGIVRTSTSMFLREVIPYRTTGLLKE
- a CDS encoding Lrp/AsnC family transcriptional regulator — protein: MIDHIDRNILRHLKEDGRMTATALAAKVGLTVAPCHRRLRDLEKAGVIRGYKADIDPAAVGLGFEAIVFVTLRQVDQGTMAIFENRVADNPNIVEAQRLFGSPDYLLKVIAEDLPAYQRFYDAELTSLPGVERLTSTLVMKNLKSNAGPPV
- a CDS encoding DUF456 domain-containing protein, producing MTSETVVTILCGLAILVGVAGTVIPVLPGSILIGASLLAWAIWGGAGTAGWVVFAVAMVFVVAGMAASAVLTGRKLKEHAIPSRSIVAALVAGVAGMFIIPVVGLFVGFAAGLLLSEFLRTRNVGSAATSSWAALKATGLGMLAEFGLACLAGSTWVIGVWIAAANG
- a CDS encoding HD domain-containing protein — its product is MPEPTENLPASSFTPETARVLAEVAHNRQKDKLKRPYKDHVLAVGDALADFDDDIRIAGYLHDIAEDTPMTRQALLDMGVPERAVRIIERVTNRLHRNPDDYLAGIREIAEDHDAALVKIADNAHNSLPERVQALAEKWPDKPPVTKYRDARPVLYAAVEVDEVRKILARVNPWLLAELDDQLDEEDTTDYENLSYDS